One Malus domestica chromosome 11, GDT2T_hap1 genomic region harbors:
- the LOC103448388 gene encoding uncharacterized protein isoform X2, with the protein MEPPSFVSKARTTFHSAAAKAERVLSDLKPDRGYESPREEGESKGSKELKHLGWRPPNIGTKQDWQDRFRNIGIGKKGGEDNEKAEYSSMAVPFYDENLYLLNMKNDTEAKGAEMIPSVESLVSDNILIPPFSVMRQLAIAVEAGKKSKSLKDFLASSGSSSPVRERAGLSLCAVKSLVLREKDEKPSDFCDNEKVLPLIRSLFDAEGNFLRRKIDSGSEAVTPTSLPRVIHGAPPESLVVKLAEVIGSFRTLKKMTLFWCRVVVELRRLWSEEQYVPSIPLDEIPDLNSCLLYQRLQVMNCCVSRKRRHDIATEKLDLVIREASPHAEESALSKDNPAGPIYARLSMGELVLRLGASSPSGDLTMLETGEPVYSPVTQEGPLLTEDLIKENEEFVLRTGSVGAGCSQLLSDMQAFKAANPGCILEDFVRWHSPPDWTEAEPSDEENDSFVGSDVLSTRGYLSSRMQKEGNLWREFWDTSKPVPAVKQAPLFDEDLAVEGILDGLEDISPSDLFQQLFVSLLGLGFVIAEAKLSTSSDFSKLFYECKEYVVSSCQSNTWTEKVEELCQVYETVETMLLNPEEALRAMNQPDESTTPSGEPKRRFRRLTLNFGGKDKQLRKTASKDQKNSTSPSSQPFSSFFDNKSSLFSK; encoded by the exons ATGGAGCCGCCCTCCTTTGTATCCAAAGCGAGGACCACCTTCCATTCCGCGGCGGCTAAAGCGGAGCGAGTTCTCTCTGACTTAAAGCCCGATCGAG GTTACGAATCGCCGAGGGAGGAGGGAGAGTCAAAG GGCTCGAAAGAATTGAAGCATCTTGGGTGGAGACCACCGAACATAGGGACAAAGCAAGATTGGCAGGATAGATTTAGGAACATTGGAATAGGGAAGAAAGGAGGTGAAGATAACGAGAAGGCTGAGTATTCTTCCATGGCAGTTCCGTTTTATGATGAAAATTTGTATTTGCTGAACATGAAAAACGATACTGAAGCAAAG GGGGCAGAGATGATTCCATCAGTTGAAAGCTTGGTCTCAGACAACATTCTGATTCCTCCGTTTTCTGTTATGAGACAATTGGCTATAGCTGTTGA GGCTGGAAAGAAGTCCAAGTCATTGAAAGATTTTTTGGCGTCATCAGGGAGTTCCTCACCTGTCAGGGAGAGAGCGGGTCTGAGTCTATGTGCAGTGAAGTCATTAGTGCTTCGTGAAAAGGATGAAAAGCCATCTGATTTTTGTGATAACGAGAAGGTCCTACCGTTGATTCGGTCTCTATTTGATGCAG AGGGGAATTTTCTGAGAAGGAAGATTGATTCTGGTTCAGAGGCAGTTACTCCAACATCTTTGCCTAGAGTTATTCATGGTGCTCCTCCTGAAAGCCTTGTTGTTAAGTTAGCTGAAGTCATTGGGAGCTTCAGAACCCTCAAGAAAATGACTCTGTTTTGGTGCAGAGTTGTTGTTGAA CTGAGAAGACTTTGGTCTGAAGAACAATATGTGCCTAGCATCCCCTTGGATGAGATTCCAGATCTGAATTCCTGTCTTTTGTATCAGCGGTTGCAAGTGATGAACTGTTGTGTTTCTAGGAAAAGGCGTCATGATATCGCCACTGAAAAATTAGACCTTGTAATAAGGGAAGCTAGTCCACATGCAGAAGAATCCGCTCTTTCCAAAGACAATCCTGCAGGCCCTATTTATGCTAGATTAAGCATGGGGGAACTTGTCCTCCGACTAGGTGCTAGTAGCCCATCCGGCGACCTAACAATGTTGGAAACTGGTGAACCTGTGTACTCCCCTGTGACCCAG GAAGGACCTTTGCTTACTGAAGATCTTATCAAGGAAAATGAGGAGTTTGTGCTTCGAACAGGAAG TGTTGGTGCTGGATGTTCTCAACTCCTCTCTGACATGCAGGCTTTCAAG GCTGCAAATCCTGGTTGTATTTTGGAAGACTTTGTGAGATGGCACTCTCCTCCTGACTGGACCGAGGCTGAGCCAAGTGATGAGGAAAATGACTCTTTTGTTGGTAGTGACGTATTGTCCACAAGAGGCTATCTCAGTAGCCGAATGCAAAAAGAAG GAAATTTGTGGCGTGAGTTTTGGGATACATCCAAACCAGTTCCAGCAGTTAAACAAGCACCCCTCTTTGATGAGGATTTAGCAGT GGAAGGTATCTTGGATGGTTTAGAGGACATATCACCTTCCGATCTTTTTCAGCAGCTGTTTGTTTCTTTG CTTGGTTTAGGATTTGTAATTGCTGAGGCTAAACTGTCCACGAGCAGTGATTTTTCGAAGCTGTTTTATGAATGCAAGGAATATGTTGTTTCCTCTTGTCAAAGCAACACCTGGACTGAGAAGGTTGAAGAGCTTTGCCAG GTATATGAAACAGTGGAGACTATGTTACTCAATCCAGAGGAAGCATTAAGAGCAATGAATCAGCCAGATGAATCGACAACCCCTTCTGGCGAACCAAAACGGCGGTTTAGGAGGCTTACCCTCAACTTTGGTGGCAAAGACAAGCAGTTGAGAAAAACAGCATCAAAGGACCAGAAAAACTCAACGAGCCCCAGTAGCCAACCGTTTTCGAGTTTCTTCGACAACAAGTCATCATTATTTTCCAAATGA
- the LOC103448388 gene encoding uncharacterized protein isoform X1, with the protein MEPPSFVSKARTTFHSAAAKAERVLSDLKPDRDSDKQSPGNSIDYAGYESPREEGESKGSKELKHLGWRPPNIGTKQDWQDRFRNIGIGKKGGEDNEKAEYSSMAVPFYDENLYLLNMKNDTEAKGAEMIPSVESLVSDNILIPPFSVMRQLAIAVEAGKKSKSLKDFLASSGSSSPVRERAGLSLCAVKSLVLREKDEKPSDFCDNEKVLPLIRSLFDAEGNFLRRKIDSGSEAVTPTSLPRVIHGAPPESLVVKLAEVIGSFRTLKKMTLFWCRVVVELRRLWSEEQYVPSIPLDEIPDLNSCLLYQRLQVMNCCVSRKRRHDIATEKLDLVIREASPHAEESALSKDNPAGPIYARLSMGELVLRLGASSPSGDLTMLETGEPVYSPVTQEGPLLTEDLIKENEEFVLRTGSVGAGCSQLLSDMQAFKAANPGCILEDFVRWHSPPDWTEAEPSDEENDSFVGSDVLSTRGYLSSRMQKEGNLWREFWDTSKPVPAVKQAPLFDEDLAVEGILDGLEDISPSDLFQQLFVSLLGLGFVIAEAKLSTSSDFSKLFYECKEYVVSSCQSNTWTEKVEELCQVYETVETMLLNPEEALRAMNQPDESTTPSGEPKRRFRRLTLNFGGKDKQLRKTASKDQKNSTSPSSQPFSSFFDNKSSLFSK; encoded by the exons ATGGAGCCGCCCTCCTTTGTATCCAAAGCGAGGACCACCTTCCATTCCGCGGCGGCTAAAGCGGAGCGAGTTCTCTCTGACTTAAAGCCCGATCGAG ATTCTGACAAGCAATCGCCGGGGAATTCGATCGATTACGCAGGTTACGAATCGCCGAGGGAGGAGGGAGAGTCAAAG GGCTCGAAAGAATTGAAGCATCTTGGGTGGAGACCACCGAACATAGGGACAAAGCAAGATTGGCAGGATAGATTTAGGAACATTGGAATAGGGAAGAAAGGAGGTGAAGATAACGAGAAGGCTGAGTATTCTTCCATGGCAGTTCCGTTTTATGATGAAAATTTGTATTTGCTGAACATGAAAAACGATACTGAAGCAAAG GGGGCAGAGATGATTCCATCAGTTGAAAGCTTGGTCTCAGACAACATTCTGATTCCTCCGTTTTCTGTTATGAGACAATTGGCTATAGCTGTTGA GGCTGGAAAGAAGTCCAAGTCATTGAAAGATTTTTTGGCGTCATCAGGGAGTTCCTCACCTGTCAGGGAGAGAGCGGGTCTGAGTCTATGTGCAGTGAAGTCATTAGTGCTTCGTGAAAAGGATGAAAAGCCATCTGATTTTTGTGATAACGAGAAGGTCCTACCGTTGATTCGGTCTCTATTTGATGCAG AGGGGAATTTTCTGAGAAGGAAGATTGATTCTGGTTCAGAGGCAGTTACTCCAACATCTTTGCCTAGAGTTATTCATGGTGCTCCTCCTGAAAGCCTTGTTGTTAAGTTAGCTGAAGTCATTGGGAGCTTCAGAACCCTCAAGAAAATGACTCTGTTTTGGTGCAGAGTTGTTGTTGAA CTGAGAAGACTTTGGTCTGAAGAACAATATGTGCCTAGCATCCCCTTGGATGAGATTCCAGATCTGAATTCCTGTCTTTTGTATCAGCGGTTGCAAGTGATGAACTGTTGTGTTTCTAGGAAAAGGCGTCATGATATCGCCACTGAAAAATTAGACCTTGTAATAAGGGAAGCTAGTCCACATGCAGAAGAATCCGCTCTTTCCAAAGACAATCCTGCAGGCCCTATTTATGCTAGATTAAGCATGGGGGAACTTGTCCTCCGACTAGGTGCTAGTAGCCCATCCGGCGACCTAACAATGTTGGAAACTGGTGAACCTGTGTACTCCCCTGTGACCCAG GAAGGACCTTTGCTTACTGAAGATCTTATCAAGGAAAATGAGGAGTTTGTGCTTCGAACAGGAAG TGTTGGTGCTGGATGTTCTCAACTCCTCTCTGACATGCAGGCTTTCAAG GCTGCAAATCCTGGTTGTATTTTGGAAGACTTTGTGAGATGGCACTCTCCTCCTGACTGGACCGAGGCTGAGCCAAGTGATGAGGAAAATGACTCTTTTGTTGGTAGTGACGTATTGTCCACAAGAGGCTATCTCAGTAGCCGAATGCAAAAAGAAG GAAATTTGTGGCGTGAGTTTTGGGATACATCCAAACCAGTTCCAGCAGTTAAACAAGCACCCCTCTTTGATGAGGATTTAGCAGT GGAAGGTATCTTGGATGGTTTAGAGGACATATCACCTTCCGATCTTTTTCAGCAGCTGTTTGTTTCTTTG CTTGGTTTAGGATTTGTAATTGCTGAGGCTAAACTGTCCACGAGCAGTGATTTTTCGAAGCTGTTTTATGAATGCAAGGAATATGTTGTTTCCTCTTGTCAAAGCAACACCTGGACTGAGAAGGTTGAAGAGCTTTGCCAG GTATATGAAACAGTGGAGACTATGTTACTCAATCCAGAGGAAGCATTAAGAGCAATGAATCAGCCAGATGAATCGACAACCCCTTCTGGCGAACCAAAACGGCGGTTTAGGAGGCTTACCCTCAACTTTGGTGGCAAAGACAAGCAGTTGAGAAAAACAGCATCAAAGGACCAGAAAAACTCAACGAGCCCCAGTAGCCAACCGTTTTCGAGTTTCTTCGACAACAAGTCATCATTATTTTCCAAATGA
- the LOC103448388 gene encoding uncharacterized protein isoform X3, with protein sequence MIPSVESLVSDNILIPPFSVMRQLAIAVEAGKKSKSLKDFLASSGSSSPVRERAGLSLCAVKSLVLREKDEKPSDFCDNEKVLPLIRSLFDAEGNFLRRKIDSGSEAVTPTSLPRVIHGAPPESLVVKLAEVIGSFRTLKKMTLFWCRVVVELRRLWSEEQYVPSIPLDEIPDLNSCLLYQRLQVMNCCVSRKRRHDIATEKLDLVIREASPHAEESALSKDNPAGPIYARLSMGELVLRLGASSPSGDLTMLETGEPVYSPVTQEGPLLTEDLIKENEEFVLRTGSVGAGCSQLLSDMQAFKAANPGCILEDFVRWHSPPDWTEAEPSDEENDSFVGSDVLSTRGYLSSRMQKEGNLWREFWDTSKPVPAVKQAPLFDEDLAVEGILDGLEDISPSDLFQQLFVSLLGLGFVIAEAKLSTSSDFSKLFYECKEYVVSSCQSNTWTEKVEELCQVYETVETMLLNPEEALRAMNQPDESTTPSGEPKRRFRRLTLNFGGKDKQLRKTASKDQKNSTSPSSQPFSSFFDNKSSLFSK encoded by the exons ATGATTCCATCAGTTGAAAGCTTGGTCTCAGACAACATTCTGATTCCTCCGTTTTCTGTTATGAGACAATTGGCTATAGCTGTTGA GGCTGGAAAGAAGTCCAAGTCATTGAAAGATTTTTTGGCGTCATCAGGGAGTTCCTCACCTGTCAGGGAGAGAGCGGGTCTGAGTCTATGTGCAGTGAAGTCATTAGTGCTTCGTGAAAAGGATGAAAAGCCATCTGATTTTTGTGATAACGAGAAGGTCCTACCGTTGATTCGGTCTCTATTTGATGCAG AGGGGAATTTTCTGAGAAGGAAGATTGATTCTGGTTCAGAGGCAGTTACTCCAACATCTTTGCCTAGAGTTATTCATGGTGCTCCTCCTGAAAGCCTTGTTGTTAAGTTAGCTGAAGTCATTGGGAGCTTCAGAACCCTCAAGAAAATGACTCTGTTTTGGTGCAGAGTTGTTGTTGAA CTGAGAAGACTTTGGTCTGAAGAACAATATGTGCCTAGCATCCCCTTGGATGAGATTCCAGATCTGAATTCCTGTCTTTTGTATCAGCGGTTGCAAGTGATGAACTGTTGTGTTTCTAGGAAAAGGCGTCATGATATCGCCACTGAAAAATTAGACCTTGTAATAAGGGAAGCTAGTCCACATGCAGAAGAATCCGCTCTTTCCAAAGACAATCCTGCAGGCCCTATTTATGCTAGATTAAGCATGGGGGAACTTGTCCTCCGACTAGGTGCTAGTAGCCCATCCGGCGACCTAACAATGTTGGAAACTGGTGAACCTGTGTACTCCCCTGTGACCCAG GAAGGACCTTTGCTTACTGAAGATCTTATCAAGGAAAATGAGGAGTTTGTGCTTCGAACAGGAAG TGTTGGTGCTGGATGTTCTCAACTCCTCTCTGACATGCAGGCTTTCAAG GCTGCAAATCCTGGTTGTATTTTGGAAGACTTTGTGAGATGGCACTCTCCTCCTGACTGGACCGAGGCTGAGCCAAGTGATGAGGAAAATGACTCTTTTGTTGGTAGTGACGTATTGTCCACAAGAGGCTATCTCAGTAGCCGAATGCAAAAAGAAG GAAATTTGTGGCGTGAGTTTTGGGATACATCCAAACCAGTTCCAGCAGTTAAACAAGCACCCCTCTTTGATGAGGATTTAGCAGT GGAAGGTATCTTGGATGGTTTAGAGGACATATCACCTTCCGATCTTTTTCAGCAGCTGTTTGTTTCTTTG CTTGGTTTAGGATTTGTAATTGCTGAGGCTAAACTGTCCACGAGCAGTGATTTTTCGAAGCTGTTTTATGAATGCAAGGAATATGTTGTTTCCTCTTGTCAAAGCAACACCTGGACTGAGAAGGTTGAAGAGCTTTGCCAG GTATATGAAACAGTGGAGACTATGTTACTCAATCCAGAGGAAGCATTAAGAGCAATGAATCAGCCAGATGAATCGACAACCCCTTCTGGCGAACCAAAACGGCGGTTTAGGAGGCTTACCCTCAACTTTGGTGGCAAAGACAAGCAGTTGAGAAAAACAGCATCAAAGGACCAGAAAAACTCAACGAGCCCCAGTAGCCAACCGTTTTCGAGTTTCTTCGACAACAAGTCATCATTATTTTCCAAATGA